The Oceanispirochaeta sp. genome segment CACAACTAGTGATACCATGCTGCAGGAACTCCTACAGCTCAAAAGATAAGGGTAACTGAATAAATGGTAGAAGTAACCATGATGGGGAAATTGAACAAAGTTATATTTCTTAATCCCCATCAGATTGAATATATTGAAGCCGATGCCAGTACCACCATCGTGATG includes the following:
- a CDS encoding flagellar FlbD family protein, coding for MVEVTMMGKLNKVIFLNPHQIEYIEADASTTIVMLSGKRLVVQEKYSTIFDRIVEYRRLIGGFKNEE